A part of Paenibacillus donghaensis genomic DNA contains:
- a CDS encoding LacI family DNA-binding transcriptional regulator, protein MARDRVTIQDIADALGISRNTASKALNGTKGIPDETRNKVIKKAIEMKYKQFSFMEDDSKMSKSSINIALLTENLPNTSHFGSTLISGLEKRISAEGYNLSIHIIRDIDQQSLSLPNNFDVSNVDGIICIELFNLEYSKLITSLDIPTIFIDCSAHVCYPEFQADVLLMENEHSTYLLTKKLIDGGYTTLGFVGDFNHCRSFNERWVGFNRALTESGIQLNLSQCVLDEDQYFFSSPSWADERLKDIPKLPSALVCANDYIAVNFMKALKNQNHSIPGDIVVCGFDNGPESKIIEPHLTTVHIYSNEMGVTAAEMLLSRISRPEQPHQVCHIYTKPIFRDSTPNIL, encoded by the coding sequence ATGGCTAGAGATAGAGTAACCATACAAGACATCGCTGATGCTTTAGGAATCTCCAGAAACACGGCCTCCAAAGCCTTGAACGGAACAAAAGGCATTCCCGATGAAACCAGAAATAAAGTCATTAAAAAAGCCATAGAGATGAAATACAAGCAATTTTCCTTTATGGAGGACGATAGCAAGATGTCCAAGAGTTCCATAAACATCGCTTTATTAACAGAGAACTTGCCAAACACTTCCCATTTTGGATCGACCTTGATCAGCGGTTTGGAAAAACGCATCAGCGCCGAAGGATATAATTTATCCATTCACATCATCCGGGACATCGATCAGCAATCCCTATCCCTTCCCAATAATTTTGATGTGTCCAATGTGGACGGAATCATCTGTATTGAGCTATTCAATCTGGAATACAGCAAGCTGATTACGAGCCTTGATATCCCAACCATCTTCATCGATTGTTCTGCGCATGTCTGTTACCCTGAATTTCAAGCGGATGTGCTGTTGATGGAGAACGAACACAGTACCTATCTGCTTACTAAGAAGTTAATTGATGGCGGTTACACAACACTGGGGTTTGTCGGGGACTTTAATCATTGCCGGAGCTTTAATGAAAGATGGGTGGGGTTCAATCGCGCTTTAACGGAGTCCGGCATACAGCTGAATCTTTCACAGTGTGTTCTGGATGAGGATCAGTACTTTTTCTCCAGCCCAAGTTGGGCGGATGAAAGGCTTAAGGATATACCTAAGCTTCCATCGGCTTTGGTCTGTGCCAACGATTACATCGCCGTCAACTTTATGAAAGCACTGAAGAATCAGAACCATTCCATTCCCGGGGATATTGTTGTCTGCGGTTTTGATAACGGTCCAGAATCAAAGATCATCGAACCTCATCTGACCACCGTTCATATCTATAGTAACGAAATGGGTGTCACCGCCGCCGAAATGCTGCTGTCACGGATCAGCCGCCCCGAACAGCCTCATCAGGTCTGTCATATCTATACCAAACCCATATTTAGGGACTCTACACCGAACATCCTATAG
- a CDS encoding ABC transporter permease, which translates to MKKHYFLYLMLAPALILTLIFKYGPMYGAIIAFKDFSPIKGIMGSEWVGFYNFEKFLSSPNFEVIFMNTLKLSFFGLILSFPVPILLALMLNQVRRSAVKKNIQLFLYAPNFISVVVVVGMLFIFLSPTGPINQILTWATGEPVTFMSRPEYFRWIYILSDIWTSAGWASIIYVAALANVDPELHNAANLDGANLLQRIRHIDLPTIRPIMAIVFILAAGGIMSIGFEKAYLMQTATNLPTSEIIPTYVYKIGLQSGDYAYSAAVGLFNSLINVVLLLTVNFIVKKLNEGDGLY; encoded by the coding sequence ATGAAGAAACATTATTTTCTTTATTTAATGCTCGCGCCGGCGTTGATCCTGACCCTTATTTTCAAATACGGTCCTATGTATGGCGCAATCATCGCCTTTAAAGATTTCAGCCCAATCAAAGGAATCATGGGGAGCGAATGGGTAGGTTTTTATAATTTCGAGAAATTCCTTTCTTCCCCCAATTTTGAAGTTATATTTATGAATACGCTTAAATTAAGTTTTTTCGGGTTGATTCTGAGCTTTCCCGTTCCCATCCTGCTGGCTTTGATGCTGAATCAGGTCCGCAGGTCTGCAGTCAAGAAGAATATACAACTGTTTCTGTATGCGCCTAACTTCATATCCGTTGTCGTTGTGGTGGGGATGTTGTTTATTTTCTTGTCCCCGACAGGGCCAATCAACCAGATCCTTACCTGGGCTACAGGTGAACCTGTTACATTCATGTCCCGTCCGGAGTATTTCCGCTGGATCTACATTCTTTCGGATATCTGGACGAGTGCAGGCTGGGCCTCAATTATCTATGTGGCGGCTCTTGCCAACGTTGACCCTGAGTTACATAATGCAGCCAATCTGGATGGTGCCAATCTTCTGCAAAGAATACGGCATATTGATCTTCCAACCATTCGTCCGATTATGGCCATAGTGTTTATTCTAGCAGCAGGCGGCATTATGTCGATTGGATTTGAAAAGGCTTATCTCATGCAAACGGCAACCAACCTGCCGACTTCCGAGATCATTCCGACTTATGTTTACAAAATAGGCTTGCAGTCAGGCGACTACGCATACTCTGCCGCGGTGGGTTTGTTCAACTCTCTCATCAACGTTGTTTTGCTCCTTACGGTTAACTTCATTGTGAAGAAACTGAATGAGGGCGATGGTCTTTACTAA
- a CDS encoding carbohydrate ABC transporter permease, with protein MFIKHSRLDRFILALNAAFLTLAVMVVVLPLIYVVIASFMDPSVLLSHGLSFKISDWSLEGYKMILTNPAMIRGFGNAVFYSVAFAILTVLVSICAGYALSDDRLKGKGIFMTLFIITMFFGGGLVPTYLLVKNLGLLDTVWAVIIPGAVNVWNIILSRTFFKGVPNELREAANVDGASEMRIFLGIVLPLSKPIIFVLALYAFVGQWNSYFDAMIYLDNPNLHPLQLVLRSILIQNQVDPGMISDQLAMAEMKRLSEIIKYAAIVVSSLPLIMMYPFFQKYFEKGVMLGSLK; from the coding sequence ATGTTCATTAAACATTCCAGGCTGGATCGCTTTATTCTTGCGCTGAATGCCGCCTTCTTGACTCTCGCCGTAATGGTGGTGGTTCTTCCGCTTATTTATGTGGTGATTGCCTCCTTCATGGATCCGTCCGTACTGCTCAGCCATGGATTATCATTCAAGATTTCGGACTGGTCATTAGAAGGCTACAAAATGATCCTTACCAATCCAGCTATGATTCGCGGTTTTGGAAACGCTGTTTTTTACTCCGTGGCATTTGCCATACTTACCGTTCTGGTCTCTATCTGCGCAGGTTATGCCCTGTCGGATGACAGGCTGAAGGGAAAAGGAATTTTTATGACATTGTTCATTATCACTATGTTTTTTGGAGGGGGACTTGTTCCAACTTACCTGCTGGTCAAAAATCTGGGCCTGCTTGACACGGTCTGGGCCGTGATCATTCCTGGAGCAGTCAACGTATGGAACATTATCTTATCCAGAACCTTTTTCAAGGGAGTGCCCAATGAATTGAGGGAGGCAGCCAATGTGGATGGGGCATCGGAGATGAGGATTTTCCTCGGCATTGTATTGCCGCTCTCGAAACCCATTATCTTCGTACTTGCCCTTTATGCCTTTGTTGGCCAGTGGAATTCCTACTTTGATGCCATGATTTATCTGGATAATCCAAACCTTCATCCGCTGCAGCTCGTTCTGCGCTCCATCCTGATTCAGAACCAGGTAGATCCAGGCATGATCAGTGATCAGCTGGCCATGGCGGAAATGAAACGATTGTCCGAAATCATCAAATATGCTGCAATTGTTGTCTCCAGTTTGCCGCTCATCATGATGTATCCTTTCTTCCAGAAGTACTTTGAAAAAGGTGTCATGCTCGGTTCCCTGAAATAG